GACCTCAGGAAATACCAGGCGGTCCCCATAATTGGTCGTAGGATAAAAACCATCTCTACAACTACAAACTCGTGTTATACCAAATCCCTTTGTATCGGAATTATTCCTCCATCCTCTCCCTCTGCGTCCTCTGCGTTCTCTGCGGTTTTTAATCATTCAGACGCTACCGGATTTGATATTACCTCCTGCTTCCCCAGCACTAGCCCATTTTGTTCAAACCTAAAAATGATAGTGAAGGGGATTTTCTAGGGTTTGAGGTGGGGGGTTTGCATTCTGTACAAATACCCCCTTCTCGCTATAAGATTTTCCTCTTTCTTTGTCTTTCTTTGCGCTCTTTGCGTCTTTGTGGTTCATTTAAATAAATAATCTTCGAGCGGAAAGGGAGTAGTCCATAAATCTTGAAAAAAGGAAGAAGCCAATGTTAACTCCAGAACAACTAGAGGAAAAAAAGATTGTCGTTCGTCGCTGGGTAGAACAAGTTTTCAATGGGAAAAATTTAGCGGCTGTAGATGAACTCAAGATAGCAAACTACGTTGACTGGACTCCTTTTCCCGGTCAAGGACCAGCATTAAGAGGATTTAAACCTGTTTTAGAACTCTTTTTAACGGCCTTTCCTGACTTTCATTACAGAATTGAGGATGAACTAGCTGAAGGAGATTTGGTCGTATTTCGGGGTACTTGGAGAGGAACTCATCAACGTGAGTTCATGGGACTTCCACCCACTGGACGTGAGGTGACAGGACAGCGAATCGATACTTTTCGAGTTATTGGTGACAAGATGGTGGAACACTGGGGTTGTGGTAACGAATTAGATGTCATGCAACTTATTGGTGCTATTCCTTCAGAACAGTAGCTTCTCTATCAACTTAAGTAGGACATTATATGCCAACTATCAACGGAAATGCCTCCGAGTCCATAGAAGAAAATAAGGCAATTGTTCGTCGTTTTTTGGAAGAGGTTTTCAACCGCAGAAATCTCACCGCAATAGATGAACTTGTTGCTGTTAATGCCATCGATCATTACAAACAAGGCTTGACTTTGTGGTTGCTGCTTTCTGCTTTTCCTGACTTTCGCATCACCATTAGAACCATGATCGCAGAAAATGACAAAGTTGCAGTTGTCTCAACTTTGTATGGGACACATCAAGGTTCGCTCATGGGCATTCCGTCCTCTAACAAACCCGTGTCTATAATAAAGGCAGATATCTTCCGTATAGAACATGGCAAGATTGCAGAAATTTGGCAAAACGGAGACTACATCGGTTTGATGCAACAAATTGGGGCTGTTGATGTCCGACGTCTAACTTATCACTTACAAGTTGCAACAGAAATTGGCACTAAAGCACCACCTGCGGTTGTCACAACCAAGGTACAATCACTTTGACTTCCTGACGCCATACTGTACTAGTCGGTGAAGTCACCCTATGACTCGGTAGATTGGAGTGTTGATGCAGCACAAAAAGGACGGAGGATATTTTTATGTTAGTTGAATCAGGAAAGACGATCGCTACATCCTCTGCACGGGAAAAGACGAACACCCAACAAGAACCTGTACTGGAAATTGGTGAGATTCAGGGTCATATTCTGCCTGGATTCAACAAAGATTATCATACATTTCTTTTTCTTGAGATTATAGAAGTACAACAGGTCAAGCATTGGCTGCATCAAATTCACTCCAGTATTATCACTCTTGAAGCGATATTAAACTCTCATCAACGCGATCAGAAAACGGAAAATTCTTGCCATGAACTCAACATTTGGCTCAATATTGCTTTTTCTTTTAATGGACTGAGCAAGCTGATTAATGATACCGATCTATTTACTGATGCAGCATTCAAAGATGGTTTACATAACCGCTCCGAGCTATTAGGCGATCCGAGCGATCGCAATGCTGAAGGCAACTGCCACAATTGGGTTATTGGTGGTTTTAACAATGTTCCCGATATCATATTAATTATCGCTGGTGACGAGCTTCATTGTGTAGCGAACAAAGTCAATCAGATAGAAACAAACTTAAACAGTGGCTTGAAAATAATGTTTCAGCAAGCCGCAGCAGTTTTGCCTCCTCCCTTAAAGGGTCACGAACATTTTGGCTTCCGTGATTGCATCTCTCAGCCTTGTGTTCGAGGGCGAATTTCAGACGAGCCTGACAGCTTTCTCACACCGCGCCACGCTCCCGCTCATTTGCACCAGGAGCAGCCAATCCAGGATTTAATTTGGCCTGGTGAATTCATCTTTGGCTACCCTCGACAGAATCCAGTTGATAAACTTTTGCCAGGAGCAATTGCCGAAGCTAGTCCTGCTTGGGCTAGAAACGGCTCTTTTTTAGTTTTTCGGAGGTTACGTCAGGACGTTGAAGTTTTTCAAGAGTTTATTAAAACTGCTGTCAAAAAACTGAGTGCGGACAATCCTGCACTTGCTGATATTTACCCTGAAAAATTAGCAGCAAAATTAATGGGGCGTTGGTTCAGGGGTACGCCAATTCTCCACGCACCAGATAGTGACAATAATGTGGAAATTGCCCAAAACAGTTTGCTGAGTGATTACTTTACTTATGAAGGTTCCAACGACTTCGTTTTCAACGATATTTCTGGAAAAGACAATTCTCGTGAGTGTTTACATATGTCAGGGGATGTGATGGGATTAATTTGTCCTCACGCTGCTCATATTCGTAAGGCGTTTCCACGCGATACAAAGACTCTTGGTGGTAGTGAAGCAGATACTCAAACCCATCGCCTGCTTCGTCGGGGAATTCCATTTGGGGAACCATTTCCTGCTCCAGGAGAAAGAGGTTTATTATTTTTTGCCTATCAAACTTCAATTGAACGGCAATTTGAGTTCATTACCACGAATTGGATTAATAATTTTAACTTTCCTGATAGTGGTGCTGGATACGATCCTATTGTTGGTCAAAATAATAATCTTGGAGAAAACCGCATTCGGACTTGGACTTTGCCGATAAAAAACACTGATGGTCATCTTACAAAGATTTCTATAGAGCTTCCCACGGATTGGGTCATTCCAACAGGTGGAGGCTATTTCTTTGCTCCCTCCATCAGTGGCTTAAAGCATTTAGCGGGAGCATCATTAAACTAATCGCGACAAAAATGAAATTTACTTCTGTTAGCTTAATTCGTGCAAATTCTTACGAGCAACAGTCGCTATATGCTGCGTTAAAAATCTTGTTGGAGCCATTGGGAGGAATGGCTGCGTTTATAAAACCAGGCGATCGCGTTCTCTTAAAACCCAATCTATTAACAGGTTCGCGACCTGGAAAAGAGTGCATCACTCGTCCAGAATTAGTCTACTGCGTTGCTCAAATGGTCAAAGCAATGGGCGGTCAACCTTTCTTAGGAGATAGCCCAACCTTCAACAGTGCCAAGGGAGTCGCAAAGGCATCAGGTTATTTACCTGTTGCTGAAGAACTAAATCTCCCCATTGTGGAATTACACAGCAAACGATACCAAACAGAGAGTCAAGAGTTTCAGCATTTGTTGCTTAGCAAAGAAGCAATGGAAGCAGATGTTGTGATTAACTTACCTAAGGTGAAATCCCACTCACAACTCATATTAACGCTAGGCGTGAAAAACTTATTTGGTTGCGTACCAGGTAACACAAAAGCTTGGTGGCATATGGAGATTGGCTCAGATAGTTTTCGCTTTGGCAAAATGCTGGTTGAAACAGCACGAGCTATCAATCCAGACCTGACCATTATTGATGGCATTATTGGACATGAAGGCAACGGTCCGAGTGATGGAGAACCACGCTATCTGGGCTTATTAGGAGCTTCTGAGAATGTATTTGCCCTAGACAGAGCGATCGTGGAGGTCTTGAAAGTAGATCCAGCAGTTGTTCCAACAGTGACTGCTGCAAGGGAAATAGAACTTTGTCCGGATCTAACGGCGATTCATTTCCCTCATTTAAAACCGCAAGATATCCAAATTTTAGATTGGCAACTCCCTATTAAATACATCCCAATAGACTTTGGTTTACCTGGTGTGGTTAGATTTACGCTCAAATCTTTGTTTAGCAGACTTATGAAAGAACGGGTGAATTTTCCCCATGCCAAAGAAATGACTTAAGGAGATAGCACAATGCAATTTGGTTTAACAAAGTTGTTTAAATTGACAATTTCTATGATTAAACTAGCTGTAAAGCTAACAATTCTATTATGTGTTACTTTAGCAATTTTTGTCCCCTTGCCTTGTTCTGCACAAGGAGTCAAAATTGCACAAGCACAACCACCTGGTATTTCTTCTCCATTTCTAAGTCCCCGCTTTCCTCGAAGTGGAACAAATTTTATTCCTAGCAGATTCGACCTAGATATAGAAATTTTGAGCGGTCCAAATGCAGGCGAGAAATTGACGTTAAGTAATTTTACTGACATAATGGTAATATCTCGCAGCAATGCATTCTTAGATCGCGGTCCTTTAGCGAATGACACTAGCAACTTAAAATTCGACTTCAAAGACCAGAATGGAGAAGGCGAAAAATTTCCGAAGCTTGCTAAACTACGGCAAAAAGGAATTTCACTAAGTCCACAAGTCAAGGATTCAGATTTTTTAGTCATTCCTGAAGGTTTTAATGGAACTGGAGCGAGAACTGTTTTTGTAGAAATCGTATCTATAGATGCAAAATCTGCTGATGGCTCTGCTGAGATTTTAGTCGGACAAGCCCTTAAAGATCGGTTCCCCAATATCTATCAACCAGCGTTAGGGATGATTGTTGCAGAAAGAAATAATAATAAATTTCCAGCGAAAAGCTTTTTCATCCCTTATGGAGTCATTAGAACAAAATTTGGAGACTTTCTTGCAAACGCGAAGGGATTTGAAAATCCAATTTATGCCTTTGCAACCCCTCCTTCCCAGGAGTTCCCAAATATATCTTTTGACCTGGAAGACAAGGGAGAAAGTTATAGAGTAGCCCAACCAACACTGTTGGTCTCTGTTGACAATCCTTCTGGTCCTGCAGTAGCAAGATTAAATCAAGTTAGGTTCACAAATGCTACAACAGTTCGCACAACTGCAGGAGCAATTAATCTCGTATCTCCTGAGAATCAACCACAGCCTAGATTAGATAAAGGAGAAACCTTTACGAATTCAACAAACCAGGAAGTTCTATTTCCTAGTGAGTAATTTCGTGCTGTTCTTCAAGAGTTCTGCTGTTTTCAGCTCATAATTCTAATTCTTTAACTTGCACGCTTAAGAATCAACCTAACTCTTGTGGGATGGGCGTCCTCGCCCGTCCTAGCGTGCAAATTAAAAGCAGAACAGCTTAATACTACCTGTGTTAAAGTGCTGACATTAACTTGAAGGAACATCAAATGAACAAGGGTTTAAAAACTTCGCAATTGCCAGTTATTGCCGATCGCGAGCAACACTTTTCGGACGTGCAATTGACAGACACTGAATTGCATCAGTTGCTAGTAGATTGGAACAATACTCAGGTAAAATACCCTCTAGATAGATGCATCCATCAGCTGTTTGTAGAGCAAGTCGCTAAGTCTCCGAACGCAGTTGCTGCAATTTGTAAGGATAAACAACTTACATATTGGGAGCTAAACTGTCGAGCCAATCAACTAGCGCACTATCTCAAACGATTTAATGTCAGATCCGAGGTACTGGTCGGTATTTGCTTGGAGCGATCGCTCTTAACATTAGTGAGCCTGTTGGGTATCTTGAAAGCTGGAGGTGCTTACGTACCACTAGACCCAGCTTACCCAACAGAGCGTTTAGCTTTTATAGTTCAAGACAGCAAAGTGCCCGTGCTTCTGACCAAGCAGTATTTAGTAAACCGTTTTTCCAACATTGAAACACATATAGTGTGCTTAGACAGCGATTGGAAAGAAATTACTCAAGAGAGCAAAGAAAACCCTACAATCGAGACCACAGCTGATTGTCTTGCGTATGTCATTTACACTTCAGGAACTACCGGAACACCCAAGGGAGTTCTTGGTCTTCATCAAGGCGCAGTGAATCGTTTTCATTGGATGTGGGAAGTTTATCCTTTCGAGGTAGGGGAAAGGTGTTGTCAGAAAACTTCCCTCAGTTTTGTAGACTCTGTTTGGGAGATTTTTGGTCCGTTGCTTCAGGGAATACCAATAGCGATCGTTCCAGATGAAGTTGTGAAAGATACCAAACAGCTAGTTCAAACTCTTGCTACCAATCAGATTACACGTATTGTACTAGTACCATCATTGTTAAGGGCGATTTTAGACTGTGCAACCGATCTCCCCGATCAACTTTACCATCTCAAGTATTGCTTTACCAGTGGTGAAGCAATCTCCTTAGCGCTCAGCCAACGCTTTCAAACAATTATGCCTCAGAGTATTTTAATCAATCTCTACGGTTCATCTGAGGTATCGGCTGATGTAACGAGTTATGACACCAGAGCAAATTCATCAGTGACTTCTGTTCCTATTGGTCGTCCCATTGCTAACACACAAATTTACATCTTGGATTCTCATCTGCAACCTGTTCCTGTTGGAGTCACAGGTGAGTTGTGTGTGAGCAGTGTTGGTTTAGCACGAGGTTACCTCAACCGACCCGATCTGACGGCTGAGAAATTCATTACAAATCCCTTTAGCCAGAACCAAGATGTGCGTATGTATAAAACTGGGGATTTGGCACGTTATTTAACCAATGGCGATATTGAGTTTCTCGGACGTCTCGACCACCAAGTCAAGATTCGCGGTTTCCGAGTTGAGCTAGGAGAAATTGAAGCCATTTTGAACCAGCACCCAGCCGTGGAGGAATCAGTCGTCATTACCCACGAGGATAAACCCGACAACAAATATCTGACAGCTTATATAGTTGCTAATCCACAATACCAAAAAGTCGAGCAACAAGTAACCGGAACACAATGGGATGACATACATACTTCGCAATGGCAGAAGGTATGGGATGAGATTTACAGTCAATCCCAAGCACATCAAGACCCAACTTTCAATACCATTGGCTGGAACAGTAGCTACACCCGTTTGCCCATTGCTGCAGAGGAGATGCACGAGTGGGTAGACGATGCTGTTGAGCAAATTCTCTCGTTGCAACCAAGCTTTGTACTAGAGATTGGTTGCGGTACTGGGTTGCTGCTCTTTCAAATTGCACCCCATTGCACAAGCTATTGGGGTACCGATTTCTCACCTGTAGCGCTAAACTATGTACGGCAACAACTTAACCAACTGGATCGACCCTTATCCAACATTACCCTGCTCCAAAAAACAGCAGAGGATTTCGAGGCAATAGAACCAGGTTCTTTTGATGCAGTTATTTTAAACTCTATTGTTCAACATTTTCCTAGCATTGATTATTTCTTACAGGTTTTAGAAGGGGCTGTTAATGTAGTAGCACCAGGAGGATTTATCTTTGTGGGAGATGTACGTAGTCTTCCATTACTAGAAGCTTTTCATACTTCTGTTCTCTTAGATGAGTCACCTGCTACCCTACCTACAGCACAGTTACGACAGCGCGTTCAAAAGCGCATGATGCAGGAAGAAGAATTGATTATCGATCCAGCCTTGTTCACTGCCTTGAAAGAGCATTTCCCACAGATTAGCCATGTGGAAATTCGACCCAAGCGTGGTCGTTACCACAATGAACTGACTCGGTTTCGCTATCAAGCAGTCATTCACATAGGAGTAAAACAATCTCTTTCTGTAAACCCTACATGGTTGGATTGGCATCA
This genomic interval from Scytonema hofmannii PCC 7110 contains the following:
- a CDS encoding ester cyclase, with the translated sequence MLTPEQLEEKKIVVRRWVEQVFNGKNLAAVDELKIANYVDWTPFPGQGPALRGFKPVLELFLTAFPDFHYRIEDELAEGDLVVFRGTWRGTHQREFMGLPPTGREVTGQRIDTFRVIGDKMVEHWGCGNELDVMQLIGAIPSEQ
- a CDS encoding ester cyclase; this encodes MPTINGNASESIEENKAIVRRFLEEVFNRRNLTAIDELVAVNAIDHYKQGLTLWLLLSAFPDFRITIRTMIAENDKVAVVSTLYGTHQGSLMGIPSSNKPVSIIKADIFRIEHGKIAEIWQNGDYIGLMQQIGAVDVRRLTYHLQVATEIGTKAPPAVVTTKVQSL
- a CDS encoding Dyp-type peroxidase; the encoded protein is MLVESGKTIATSSAREKTNTQQEPVLEIGEIQGHILPGFNKDYHTFLFLEIIEVQQVKHWLHQIHSSIITLEAILNSHQRDQKTENSCHELNIWLNIAFSFNGLSKLINDTDLFTDAAFKDGLHNRSELLGDPSDRNAEGNCHNWVIGGFNNVPDIILIIAGDELHCVANKVNQIETNLNSGLKIMFQQAAAVLPPPLKGHEHFGFRDCISQPCVRGRISDEPDSFLTPRHAPAHLHQEQPIQDLIWPGEFIFGYPRQNPVDKLLPGAIAEASPAWARNGSFLVFRRLRQDVEVFQEFIKTAVKKLSADNPALADIYPEKLAAKLMGRWFRGTPILHAPDSDNNVEIAQNSLLSDYFTYEGSNDFVFNDISGKDNSRECLHMSGDVMGLICPHAAHIRKAFPRDTKTLGGSEADTQTHRLLRRGIPFGEPFPAPGERGLLFFAYQTSIERQFEFITTNWINNFNFPDSGAGYDPIVGQNNNLGENRIRTWTLPIKNTDGHLTKISIELPTDWVIPTGGGYFFAPSISGLKHLAGASLN
- a CDS encoding DUF362 domain-containing protein, with product MKFTSVSLIRANSYEQQSLYAALKILLEPLGGMAAFIKPGDRVLLKPNLLTGSRPGKECITRPELVYCVAQMVKAMGGQPFLGDSPTFNSAKGVAKASGYLPVAEELNLPIVELHSKRYQTESQEFQHLLLSKEAMEADVVINLPKVKSHSQLILTLGVKNLFGCVPGNTKAWWHMEIGSDSFRFGKMLVETARAINPDLTIIDGIIGHEGNGPSDGEPRYLGLLGASENVFALDRAIVEVLKVDPAVVPTVTAAREIELCPDLTAIHFPHLKPQDIQILDWQLPIKYIPIDFGLPGVVRFTLKSLFSRLMKERVNFPHAKEMT
- a CDS encoding non-ribosomal peptide synthetase, yielding MNKGLKTSQLPVIADREQHFSDVQLTDTELHQLLVDWNNTQVKYPLDRCIHQLFVEQVAKSPNAVAAICKDKQLTYWELNCRANQLAHYLKRFNVRSEVLVGICLERSLLTLVSLLGILKAGGAYVPLDPAYPTERLAFIVQDSKVPVLLTKQYLVNRFSNIETHIVCLDSDWKEITQESKENPTIETTADCLAYVIYTSGTTGTPKGVLGLHQGAVNRFHWMWEVYPFEVGERCCQKTSLSFVDSVWEIFGPLLQGIPIAIVPDEVVKDTKQLVQTLATNQITRIVLVPSLLRAILDCATDLPDQLYHLKYCFTSGEAISLALSQRFQTIMPQSILINLYGSSEVSADVTSYDTRANSSVTSVPIGRPIANTQIYILDSHLQPVPVGVTGELCVSSVGLARGYLNRPDLTAEKFITNPFSQNQDVRMYKTGDLARYLTNGDIEFLGRLDHQVKIRGFRVELGEIEAILNQHPAVEESVVITHEDKPDNKYLTAYIVANPQYQKVEQQVTGTQWDDIHTSQWQKVWDEIYSQSQAHQDPTFNTIGWNSSYTRLPIAAEEMHEWVDDAVEQILSLQPSFVLEIGCGTGLLLFQIAPHCTSYWGTDFSPVALNYVRQQLNQLDRPLSNITLLQKTAEDFEAIEPGSFDAVILNSIVQHFPSIDYFLQVLEGAVNVVAPGGFIFVGDVRSLPLLEAFHTSVLLDESPATLPTAQLRQRVQKRMMQEEELIIDPALFTALKEHFPQISHVEIRPKRGRYHNELTRFRYQAVIHIGVKQSLSVNPTWLDWHHQSLNLSTVRQMLLKTQPEVLGITRVPNARLLQEIKTVELLASSNAPATVRDLRQALQKISPESGIDPEDLWPFSQDLPYIVNIDWSSSSTDGCYNVILRRYKLTRTEQLKEEISTPQQPTSSCKPWKTYVNNPLQGKFTRELVPQLRSFLHQKLPEYMVPVTFVLLDSLPLTPNGKVDRSLLPVPSKTRPELEAVFVAPSNSTEEVLANIWAEVLGLEQVGIHDNFFDLGGHSLLAAQIISRISEAFKVEISLRQLFAAPTIASLAKSLKSAHREQVNLPPIVPISRNSDLPLSFGQQQLWFFNQFAPNNPSFNVPIAVRFTGWLNLEVLEQCLKEIIRRHEILRTTLTEVNGQPIQVILPDVDFSLTRIELQQLPAAEREAEAQRLNAEELQQPFNIIQSLLFRGTLLCLSEQEHILLWTMHTLICDGWSIRVFIQELTTLYAAFCKGQPSPLPELAIQYADFAAWQRQWLQGEILDRHLAYWQQQLGGSLTVLQLPTDSSRQPMQRYRSAMQTLDLSPNLSVALQLLNRREGVTMFMFLLAVFQTLLYRYTGQEDILVGAPSANRNRLELEAPIGFLGNGIVLRTNLSGNPTFRELLDRVRETVLDAHAHQNLPFGKLMEIQHQQQIPPMPPFQVMFNLLNLGDRQIQLPGVRAEVASPPAGLMCEVDLILWVVEHNDSIQPALIYNAELFETATVKRMLTHLHTLLKNVVLNPQQHISDLPLD